From the genome of Phycicoccus duodecadis:
ATGTCCACCGCCGTGGCCGGGCTGGTCGCCCTCGTCGTCGACGACGAGGTCCCCGCCCTGTCCGAGCTCGGCTACCTCCTGCGCCGCGACGAGCGCGTGGCCGAGGTCCTCACCGCCTCCAACGGCACCGATGCCCTGCGCCTCCTCGACACCCGTGACGTCGACGTCGTCTTCAGCGACATCTCGATGCCCGGCCTCGACGGCATGGCCCTGGCCCGCGTGATCTCCCGCTTCGCCGTGCGCCCCCAGGTCGTCTTCGTCACCGCCCACGAGCGGCACGCGGTCGACGCGTTCGCCCTCGATGTCACCGACTACGTGATGAAGCCGGTGCGCGACGGGCGGATCGCCGAGGCGGTCCGACGCGTCGTCGAGCAGCGCGACCGCGGCGGCCCCCGCACCGAGGCCGCGCCGGGCACCGCGCCCCCGGTCGAGGACGAGACCATCCCCGTCGAGCTCGGCGGCGTCACCCGGTTCATCACCCGCAGCCAGATCCGCTACGCCCAGGCGCACGGCGACTACGCCCGCCTGCACACCGAGGCGGGCTCGCACCTGGTGCGCGTCCCCCTCACCGTCCTCGAGGAGAAGTGGGCCGACGTCGGCTTCGTCCGGATCCACCGCTCCACCCTCGTCGCCCTCCCCCACGTCGACGAGGTGCGGATGGACCACGGCCGCTGCTCGGTGCTGGTGGGGCAGGTCGAGCTGCAGGTGAGCCGCCGGCACACCAAGGCGCTGCGCGACGTCCTGCTGCGCCGCCCCGCGCCGCGCCGGGCGGGGGCCGACCTCCCGTGACCGAGCCGGCGCCACCGCCCGAGCGCGTCCGCGTCACCAGCTCGCGGCGAGGAGCGGTCACCCCCGGGTCGCGCCGCCCGGCCCACGACCTCGACGAGCAGACCGAGCTCGGTGACGTCTACCTGGTGGGCCTGATGCGGGCCCAGCTGCGCCTGTCGCTGGCGGTGCTGGCCCTGACCGTCGTCGCGCTCGTGGCGCTGCCGGTGGTGCTGTCGCTGATGCCCGCCACCCAGGGCACGACCGTCCTCGGCATCCCGTTCCCCTGGCTGGCCCTCGGCGTGGCCGTCTACCCGGCCGCGTGGGTGCTGGCCCGCTGGTACGCCGGCCAGAGCGAGCGTCTCGAAGCCGACTTCACCGAGGTCGTCGAGCAGCCGTGAGCCATCCCCTCTCGATCGTGGCCGTGGCCCTCGTGTGCCTGACGACCCTGGTCGTGGGGGGCTTCGGGCTGCGGCTGTCGCGCCGCACCAGCGACTTCTACGTGGCCGGGCGCACGGTGTCGCCGCGCCTCAACGCCTCGGCCATCGGCGGCGAGTACCTGTCGGCGGCCAGCTTCCTCGGGGTGGCGGGGCTGGTCTACGGCAGCGGCATCGACATGCTCTGGCTGCCGGTGGGCTACACCCTCGGCTACCTGGTGCTGCTGGTGATGGTGGCCGCGCCGATGCGTCGATCGGGGGCCTACACACTGCCCGACTTCGCCGAGGCGCGGCTGGGGTCGAGGGCGGTGCGGCTGGTCTCGTCGGTGCTGGTGGTGGCCATCGGCTGGCTCTACCTGGTGCCGCAGTTCCAGGGCGCCGGCCTCACCCTGACCCTCGTCACCGGCGCGCCCCCGTGGGTGGGCGGCCTCGTCGTGATGGTCGTCATCGCCGCCGCGGTCGGAGCCGGCGGGATGCGCTCGATCACCTTCGTGCAGGCGGTGCAGTACTGGATCAAGCTCACCGCGCTGGCCGTCCCGGCGTTCGTGCTGCTGCTGCTCTGGTTCCGTGCCGGGCACCCCGCCCCGGTGGTGCCGCCCGAGTGGCACGCCCCGCTCACGCCCCGCGGTCCCGGTGACCACCCCTGGTACCGCACCGCCTCGACCGTGCTCGCGCTCTGCCTCGGCACCATGGGCCTGCCGCACGTGCTGGTGCGCTACTACACCAACCCCGACGGCGTCGGCGCGCGCCGCACCACGGTGACCGTCATCGCCCTGCTGGGCGCCTTCTACCTGCTGCCGCCGGT
Proteins encoded in this window:
- a CDS encoding cation acetate symporter, translated to MSHPLSIVAVALVCLTTLVVGGFGLRLSRRTSDFYVAGRTVSPRLNASAIGGEYLSAASFLGVAGLVYGSGIDMLWLPVGYTLGYLVLLVMVAAPMRRSGAYTLPDFAEARLGSRAVRLVSSVLVVAIGWLYLVPQFQGAGLTLTLVTGAPPWVGGLVVMVVIAAAVGAGGMRSITFVQAVQYWIKLTALAVPAFVLLLLWFRAGHPAPVVPPEWHAPLTPRGPGDHPWYRTASTVLALCLGTMGLPHVLVRYYTNPDGVGARRTTVTVIALLGAFYLLPPVYAALGRVVFPVLPEGVRSDSIVLSIPGELAPGLGGDLLTAMLAGGAFAAFLSTASGLAMSVTGVLDQELLRPQLARFTGGDAPGAGGFRFAAVLAVVLPYLLSRAVEPLGLATTVGLAFTVAASTFAPLIILGVWWRGLSVPGAMAGLLVGALGTGTALATTLGRGDLGGWPGALLANPALWTVPLAFATAAVVSLATPGRVPASTTRVLVRLHTPERVTLARSRLRD
- a CDS encoding LytR/AlgR family response regulator transcription factor: MSTAVAGLVALVVDDEVPALSELGYLLRRDERVAEVLTASNGTDALRLLDTRDVDVVFSDISMPGLDGMALARVISRFAVRPQVVFVTAHERHAVDAFALDVTDYVMKPVRDGRIAEAVRRVVEQRDRGGPRTEAAPGTAPPVEDETIPVELGGVTRFITRSQIRYAQAHGDYARLHTEAGSHLVRVPLTVLEEKWADVGFVRIHRSTLVALPHVDEVRMDHGRCSVLVGQVELQVSRRHTKALRDVLLRRPAPRRAGADLP